Proteins from one Sabethes cyaneus chromosome 2, idSabCyanKW18_F2, whole genome shotgun sequence genomic window:
- the LOC128735920 gene encoding uncharacterized protein LOC128735920, with protein MIDSRLKFNGHVDYACEKAAKAISALSRIMPNNFGPSSSNRRLLASVSSSILRYGGPAWITALQTQRNRAKLRSTARLIAIRVVSAYRTISSEAACVIAGMIPIDITLMEDYECYRQKEVR; from the coding sequence ATGATCGACAGTCGGCTAAAATTCAACGGTCACGTTGACTACGCATGCGAAAAGGCAGCGAAAGCCATCAGTGCACTGTCTAGGATCATGCCGAACAACTTTGGACCAAGCAGCAGCAACAGGCGCCTCTTAGCCAgtgtatcatcgtcgatactgcggtatggcGGACCAGCCTGGATTACAGCGCTCCAAACCCAGCGCAACAGAGCGAAGCTCAGAAGTACGGCCCGACTAATAGCCATTCGAGTTGTGAGCGCGTACAGGACTATCTCATCAGAAGCTGCGTGCGTAATCGCTGGGATGATTCCCATCGACATCACCCTGATGGAGGACTACGAGTGCTATAGGCAAAAGGAGGTAAGATGA